The following is a genomic window from Solanum lycopersicum chromosome 6, SLM_r2.1.
taaacataattaaaatcagTACACACGTAGAAATTAAAGAAACTGGCCGGTGAGATCTGCTTATATATTATCTCTTTACAAATAAATCTGTTTAATTAAGAATCTTGATATCAAATAATTAAGGACCCCTCTTTCAAGATTTCCCAGATCATACAGTCTAACaaacatatctttttttttttgtcaactaAGTAGTAATTAATCAGTTCTTGTATTTAAGGTCAAAACTGATTAATTATTGGTATTAATGGATAATTTCCATTCAATATTTCCTTTACAACCGGATGATGATGCGAATTATGATTCCCATCAACAACAGCTCATTTTTCCACATGAAACCTATACCAACCCTTGTAATTTCATATACCAACAAGATCTGGTAAATGATTTTGCTTCTTTTGATTCATTGGAGTTAAGAGACAACAATCTTACATTTAACAACAATACTAACAACAATCAGAAAGGGAAATCATGTGGCGTTGAGGATAAGAAGAAACACAAGAAAGTGATGCATAGAGAAATTGAAAGGCAAAGAAGACAAGAAATGTCTACTCTTTATGCTTCTCTTCGTCAACAACTTCCTCTTGAAAATATTAAGGTTTGAAAAATTCATCAtcccttttctttctctttccaTTTTCCCAAACTTTAATTATCTCAGATCATCCCATTTACCACTTATATATCAGTGTATTTTAACATGTTGTAACAAGTAATTTGACGCGTTCCTAAATGTTTGAAATCTTTAAGGGGAAGCGTTCCACATCAGATCACATACTTGAGGCAGCGAATTACATAGAACAACTACAAAAGAATGTTAAGAATttggaagaaaagagagaaaagttGATGAAAGATTCAACTGGTTTAAGCAATGTTGATGGCATTAACAAAAGTGGAAGATCAACATCTAGACACTGCTCCCCACCTGCTATTGTGACAGTGAAAGAATGCTTGGATGGGATGGAGATTTTGGTTAATTGTGGTCTCGGGTTCCGCCTTTCTAGGGTTCTTCAAGTGTTACTTCAAGAAGGGCTTAGTATAGTGAACTGCAGCTCTACAAAAACAAATACTTCAAGTCTACTTCACACTATTCGAACTGAGGTATAAAATTGATATGACTCATGACTTCTTTTCATTAGTTATATGAGACAGTAGCGAAATCAGAAATTTTGACAAGAGTATTCAAAAAATGTTTGGTGGTTAAACTTGCTAGCTAAACGAACTATGAGCACGAAATCATTGTTGTTTCCACTAAAGAGATGCAATATAGtatgtattttttaaacataaacatgAGGTATCAATTGAATTCTTTTTGGACCATATAGCTC
Proteins encoded in this region:
- the LOC101245065 gene encoding basic helix-loop-helix (bHLH) DNA-binding superfamily protein, coding for MDNFHSIFPLQPDDDANYDSHQQQLIFPHETYTNPCNFIYQQDLVNDFASFDSLELRDNNLTFNNNTNNNQKGKSCGVEDKKKHKKVMHREIERQRRQEMSTLYASLRQQLPLENIKGKRSTSDHILEAANYIEQLQKNVKNLEEKREKLMKDSTGLSNVDGINKSGRSTSRHCSPPAIVTVKECLDGMEILVNCGLGFRLSRVLQVLLQEGLSIVNCSSTKTNTSSLLHTIRTEVSSTDQPRIINVDVIQQKLTDIIHDDTSFK